One Obesumbacterium proteus DNA window includes the following coding sequences:
- a CDS encoding T6SS phospholipase effector Tle1-like catalytic domain-containing protein, which translates to MSITTNKSSVCAPPLFPSVGRFPTSKLQVEENYNKQKKEENRFLLQCSESAGKKTGFTCSQSLHVSLFFDGTGNNDKNDSEKKDDKIPHPTNIAKLFHASLLAEDAKLKGYFSYYMPGVGTPFPDIGEMDYSGDGLKYASGGEDRINWALLQLVHALSISLGDAPLAAEKMKTTIADMRAHWPLTGEVNRRNAFNNLLEPLRSKIDTANPKILAIKLFVYGFSRGAAEARTFVNWLSEMFTTPKGAELPEQTILGLPLSIEFLGILDTVPSVGIAHVAPFAAGHMGWADGTQQLPDEKKYPDYVKCCQHFVAAHEQRLSFPLDTIRRPNGTYPSYAKEVIYPGMHSDIGGGYPKGDQGKATGGDGELLSQIILHDMYAAAFDSGAPLSVPENLIPEGIKSKSPSFAMSSDSLIEFHVSPILVGRFNAWRETILSEKETQQSGETKTAVGYKPHLLSHSLETKIEEQMGWITAWRIGRYARGSYQVQGFYTNATQWDAETQKRKKDEYDEAVSEIKQSRQTKRKDSNDSIPTAGINKQGIPEFEPTLDKQQLREAAREFEHDYYDWNREQNSVAQVILDTIPKYAIYLINSDDEQVEYDEMKKAGEGLYSKLFIDRLGSVTKDPQMALVCALYDEQIHDSRAWFMHSTLNSREPWAGYFRYRMIYSGNENNKDLSLIAVAGQVVGAATLVGGVIYTVKQKNVQNVLGGVAGTIGVMSAEYKIVDLATGLDVPLLPNAMDLLAPTKNIGALVSSQKQQAIGAQHNQRMDYLSSYLGIDEPSDVTKVA; encoded by the coding sequence ATGTCAATAACAACTAATAAAAGCTCAGTCTGTGCTCCACCATTATTCCCTTCAGTAGGACGATTTCCGACGTCTAAACTTCAAGTTGAAGAAAACTATAATAAGCAAAAAAAAGAAGAAAATCGTTTTTTACTTCAATGCAGTGAGTCTGCAGGAAAAAAAACAGGCTTCACCTGCAGCCAAAGCTTGCATGTCAGCCTATTTTTTGATGGTACAGGGAATAATGATAAAAACGATAGTGAGAAGAAAGATGACAAGATCCCACATCCCACAAATATAGCGAAGCTTTTCCATGCATCGTTGTTAGCCGAAGATGCAAAGTTAAAAGGTTATTTCTCCTATTATATGCCGGGGGTTGGCACGCCATTTCCAGATATTGGAGAGATGGACTATAGCGGTGATGGTTTAAAGTATGCTTCTGGTGGAGAAGACCGAATTAATTGGGCATTACTGCAGCTAGTCCATGCACTTTCGATTTCGTTAGGTGATGCGCCTTTAGCTGCGGAAAAAATGAAAACAACGATTGCTGATATGCGTGCCCATTGGCCGCTTACCGGTGAGGTGAATCGTCGTAACGCGTTTAATAATTTGCTAGAGCCCCTTCGTAGCAAGATCGATACAGCAAATCCTAAAATATTGGCGATTAAACTTTTCGTCTATGGCTTTTCTCGCGGAGCGGCGGAGGCGCGCACCTTTGTAAACTGGCTAAGCGAAATGTTTACAACTCCGAAGGGCGCTGAACTGCCGGAGCAAACTATTTTAGGATTGCCGCTTAGCATTGAGTTTCTCGGTATTTTGGATACCGTACCCTCAGTAGGTATTGCGCACGTTGCGCCTTTTGCCGCAGGCCATATGGGCTGGGCGGATGGCACTCAGCAATTGCCTGATGAAAAAAAATATCCTGACTATGTGAAATGCTGCCAGCACTTCGTGGCCGCCCATGAGCAGCGCTTAAGCTTCCCCCTCGATACAATCCGCAGGCCAAATGGCACATACCCGAGCTATGCAAAAGAGGTTATATACCCGGGTATGCACTCGGATATCGGCGGCGGATATCCTAAGGGAGATCAGGGTAAGGCGACAGGCGGGGATGGTGAATTGCTATCGCAAATTATATTGCATGATATGTATGCGGCCGCTTTTGACTCAGGGGCACCTCTATCAGTCCCAGAGAATCTTATCCCTGAGGGGATTAAGTCTAAGTCGCCGTCGTTCGCAATGTCATCTGACTCACTTATTGAGTTTCATGTATCTCCAATATTAGTTGGGCGGTTCAACGCATGGCGTGAAACTATCCTTTCTGAAAAAGAAACGCAGCAGAGTGGTGAAACTAAGACGGCAGTGGGCTATAAGCCTCATCTATTAAGCCATTCACTTGAAACCAAGATTGAGGAGCAGATGGGGTGGATCACCGCGTGGCGTATTGGGCGTTATGCACGTGGTAGCTACCAAGTGCAGGGCTTTTATACAAATGCCACGCAGTGGGATGCTGAGACGCAAAAACGGAAGAAAGACGAATATGACGAGGCAGTAAGCGAAATCAAGCAATCTAGACAGACCAAGCGAAAAGATTCAAACGACTCTATCCCAACCGCAGGTATAAACAAGCAGGGTATTCCAGAGTTTGAACCCACTTTGGATAAGCAGCAGCTACGCGAAGCCGCCCGTGAGTTTGAACACGATTATTACGATTGGAATCGTGAGCAAAATAGCGTGGCACAGGTGATCCTCGATACGATCCCAAAATATGCCATATACCTTATTAACAGCGATGATGAGCAAGTTGAATACGACGAGATGAAAAAGGCTGGCGAGGGGTTATATTCCAAATTATTTATCGATCGACTGGGAAGCGTGACCAAAGATCCGCAAATGGCCTTGGTTTGTGCGCTATATGATGAGCAAATTCATGATTCCCGCGCGTGGTTTATGCATTCTACTTTAAATTCCCGAGAGCCTTGGGCAGGCTATTTTCGCTATCGCATGATCTACAGCGGTAATGAAAACAATAAAGATCTGTCTCTGATTGCCGTTGCAGGCCAAGTTGTTGGTGCGGCAACGTTGGTCGGTGGCGTGATTTATACGGTGAAGCAGAAAAACGTGCAGAACGTGCTCGGTGGCGTGGCGGGAACCATCGGCGTGATGTCGGCAGAGTATAAAATTGTTGATTTAGCGACGGGATTAGATGTGCCACTGCTCCCGAATGCGATGGATCTGCTTGCGCCGACCAAGAATATTGGTGCACTTGTCAGCAGCCAAAAACAGCAGGCGATAGGCGCTCAGCACAATCAGAGAATGGATTATCTGAGTAGCTATCTCGGCATTGATGAACCCAGTGATGTGACTAAAGTGGCATAG
- a CDS encoding PAAR domain-containing protein — MKKVIRVGDTLKEYGGKVTGGSYNAFGKPISCVGDSAVCNKHGATRIAQGASGSTINGKAVALDGHRCECGCTLVSSLAQMDIAP, encoded by the coding sequence ATGAAAAAGGTGATTCGTGTGGGTGACACCTTGAAAGAATATGGTGGCAAAGTGACGGGCGGCAGTTATAACGCCTTCGGCAAGCCGATATCCTGCGTGGGTGACAGCGCGGTATGTAATAAACATGGTGCAACCCGCATTGCTCAAGGCGCATCGGGCAGCACGATTAATGGAAAGGCCGTAGCGTTGGACGGCCACCGTTGCGAATGTGGTTGTACGCTGGTTAGCTCGTTGGCTCAGATGGATATTGCACCATGA
- a CDS encoding ImcF-related family protein, with protein sequence MTHLRARHGLLWRNKIRILLVVGENAAAEAIAPGLTTQHWLEGQGTLLLWGGGVQAEPDEAWLLGLRKLRRRRPLDGVVWVMNEQQSAQAGVIDQGCRQLQKRGQILKQQAPVYLWQVCDSAWQQDDRITQPVGCLFPEKNSPEKLAASLQKLVAPLRQRGMTQVLLKNSHDFLLRLANRLERKGIVHWQQALTPMLREYATALSLRGLMFSLPLAAKSGVAQHGWLPDAAWQGVLNDRAVRGRRVGFSWEQSAYYAVMALALLWFAGSILSFFTNRSQIATVRDQVDLLNKSNAKPMEQLVALQLFGNTLGQLQYRAAHTVPWYQQFGLSQNDALESALWPHYDAASLRLIRGQAADELHRNLSEMAALPPDSPKRAKLARAGYDSLKAYLMMANPDKADAEFLTRVLSANEPTRTGVAPGLWQGMAPSLWTFYAENLPAHPEWRIKPDTALVAQVRQVLLNQIGQRNAEATLYQNMLQSVAQNYADMGLAQMVGDTDAQLLFTTEQVVPGMFTRQAWDGQVQKAIDDAVSSRREEIDWVLSDNKHPASADVSPDALKARLTEHYFTDFSGAWLDFLNSLHWKKAQNLSDVTDQLTLMSDVRQSPLIALLNTLAYQGQTGQRGEALSDSLMKSAQNLLHKEKTPVIDQRVSGPTGPLDSTFGPLLSLMGKGTTTNGVMNADSSLSLQTFLTRVTRVRLKLQQVANASDPQQMTQQMAQTVFQGKTVDLTETQDYGSLMAASLGEEWSGFGREMFVQPLTQAWQTVLQPSAASLNTQWQTSIVANWNSAFAGRYPFASSGNDASLPMLGQFIRANSGRIEQFLTRQLAGVLHKEGNTWVPDQINSQGLQFNPEFLQAINQLSQLADVLFTDGSQGVHFELRAQPARNVVETNLAIDGQRLRYFNQMESWQSFNWPGATYQPGVMLTWTSVNGGARLFGDYQGSWGLIHWLEKAKVTKLDESSYRLALDTPDGLTLSWILRTQLGSGPLALLKLRGFSLPSKIFVVNAGASEAMVSNNSALEDE encoded by the coding sequence ATCACCCACCTCCGCGCCCGCCACGGCCTCCTATGGCGCAATAAAATTCGTATCCTACTAGTCGTTGGGGAAAACGCGGCGGCGGAAGCTATCGCGCCGGGGTTAACCACTCAGCACTGGCTGGAGGGGCAGGGCACATTATTGCTGTGGGGCGGTGGTGTGCAGGCGGAGCCGGATGAGGCGTGGTTGTTGGGGCTGCGTAAGCTGCGCCGTCGCCGTCCGTTGGATGGCGTGGTGTGGGTGATGAATGAACAGCAGAGCGCACAGGCTGGCGTTATCGATCAGGGCTGTCGTCAGTTGCAAAAACGTGGGCAGATTTTAAAGCAGCAGGCACCGGTTTATCTGTGGCAGGTGTGTGACAGCGCGTGGCAGCAGGATGACCGTATTACCCAGCCTGTAGGGTGTTTGTTCCCCGAGAAAAACTCGCCCGAGAAGTTAGCCGCCAGTTTGCAGAAGCTGGTCGCGCCGCTGCGTCAGCGCGGTATGACGCAGGTGTTGTTGAAAAACAGCCATGACTTTTTATTACGTCTGGCAAATCGTTTAGAGCGTAAGGGCATTGTCCATTGGCAGCAGGCGTTAACGCCGATGCTGCGCGAATATGCGACGGCGCTGTCGCTGCGTGGGCTGATGTTTAGTTTGCCGCTGGCGGCGAAATCTGGCGTTGCTCAGCATGGCTGGTTGCCGGATGCGGCGTGGCAGGGCGTGTTGAACGATCGCGCAGTGCGCGGTCGTCGGGTCGGGTTCTCTTGGGAGCAGAGCGCTTATTATGCCGTGATGGCGCTGGCGCTGCTGTGGTTCGCGGGCAGTATCCTGTCGTTTTTCACCAACCGTTCACAGATTGCCACGGTGCGCGATCAGGTTGATTTGCTGAATAAATCCAATGCTAAACCGATGGAACAGCTGGTTGCGCTACAGCTGTTTGGTAATACGCTCGGCCAGTTACAGTATCGGGCTGCGCATACGGTGCCGTGGTATCAACAGTTTGGATTAAGCCAAAATGACGCGCTAGAAAGCGCGTTGTGGCCGCACTATGATGCGGCGAGTCTGCGGTTGATCCGCGGGCAGGCCGCCGACGAGCTGCATCGTAACCTCAGTGAAATGGCTGCGCTGCCGCCCGATAGTCCTAAGCGTGCCAAGCTGGCACGTGCCGGATACGACAGCCTGAAAGCCTATTTGATGATGGCGAATCCAGACAAAGCCGACGCCGAATTTCTTACCCGCGTGCTGAGCGCCAATGAGCCTACGCGCACCGGCGTTGCCCCCGGTCTGTGGCAGGGAATGGCGCCAAGCCTGTGGACGTTTTATGCCGAAAATCTGCCCGCTCATCCTGAGTGGCGCATTAAGCCTGATACCGCACTGGTGGCGCAGGTTCGGCAGGTATTGCTCAATCAGATTGGGCAGCGTAACGCCGAAGCCACGCTGTATCAGAACATGTTGCAGTCCGTCGCGCAAAACTACGCGGATATGGGGCTAGCGCAGATGGTGGGTGATACCGATGCGCAGTTGCTGTTTACCACTGAGCAGGTGGTGCCGGGGATGTTTACGCGTCAGGCGTGGGACGGTCAGGTGCAGAAAGCCATCGATGATGCGGTGTCGTCGCGCCGTGAAGAGATCGACTGGGTGCTGAGCGATAACAAACATCCTGCCTCGGCGGATGTCTCTCCTGACGCGCTCAAAGCGCGCCTTACCGAGCATTACTTCACCGATTTTAGCGGTGCGTGGTTGGATTTCTTAAACAGCCTGCACTGGAAGAAAGCACAGAATTTATCTGATGTGACCGACCAACTTACCCTGATGAGCGATGTACGCCAGTCGCCGCTGATCGCGTTGCTGAATACGTTGGCCTATCAGGGACAAACCGGACAGCGCGGCGAAGCGCTATCGGATTCGTTGATGAAATCGGCGCAAAACCTGCTGCATAAAGAGAAAACGCCGGTAATCGATCAGCGCGTCAGCGGGCCAACAGGGCCGCTGGATAGCACCTTCGGGCCTTTGCTCTCGCTGATGGGCAAGGGCACCACCACGAACGGCGTGATGAATGCCGATAGTTCGCTGAGCCTGCAAACCTTTTTAACTCGCGTTACGCGGGTGCGGTTGAAGCTGCAACAGGTGGCGAACGCGTCCGATCCGCAGCAGATGACTCAGCAAATGGCACAGACGGTGTTTCAAGGTAAAACGGTCGATCTGACGGAAACGCAGGATTACGGCAGCCTGATGGCGGCCAGTCTGGGCGAAGAGTGGAGCGGCTTTGGCCGTGAAATGTTTGTGCAGCCGCTGACTCAGGCGTGGCAAACGGTGCTGCAACCTTCTGCCGCCAGCTTAAATACCCAGTGGCAAACCTCGATTGTGGCGAACTGGAACAGCGCTTTTGCTGGGCGCTATCCGTTTGCCAGCAGCGGCAATGACGCTTCGCTGCCGATGCTCGGCCAGTTTATTCGCGCTAATTCAGGGCGAATTGAACAGTTCCTCACGCGCCAGCTAGCGGGCGTGCTGCACAAAGAGGGCAACACGTGGGTACCGGATCAAATCAACAGTCAGGGGCTTCAGTTTAATCCTGAGTTTTTACAGGCTATCAACCAGCTAAGCCAACTGGCAGACGTGCTGTTCACCGACGGCAGCCAAGGCGTGCACTTTGAGCTGCGCGCCCAGCCTGCGCGCAACGTGGTAGAAACTAATCTGGCGATCGACGGTCAACGCCTGCGCTATTTCAACCAGATGGAAAGCTGGCAGAGCTTTAACTGGCCGGGGGCCACCTACCAGCCAGGCGTGATGCTGACGTGGACCAGCGTTAACGGCGGCGCTCGCCTGTTCGGCGACTATCAGGGCAGTTGGGGGCTAATCCATTGGCTAGAAAAAGCCAAAGTCACCAAGCTGGACGAAAGCAGCTACCGCTTAGCGCTGGATACGCCGGATGGCCTAACGCTCTCGTGGATCCTGCGTACCCAACTGGGCAGCGGCCCATTAGCGCTGCTGAAACTGCGCGGGTTTAGCCTGCCGAGCAAAATTTTCGTGGTGAATGCGGGCGCGTCAGAGGCGATGGTCAGTAATAACAGCGCGTTGGAGGATGAATAA
- the tssA gene encoding type VI secretion system protein TssA, with product MLQGLIAASMNGRDALALAGEQVALWDKWLLPISADAPAGEDPGYDDDFQRMREEVNRLSGADTDLICQLAEKLLTTACKDVRVATYYLWARLHRDGETGLADGLTLLAGVVSRFSDTVLPLRAHSRKVAMEWLTSSKVLDSLSRYPEVVKADVERTVAALALLDSAMQVWPEEERPSLGGLYSALDARLAQAGGLDAVVPQNSAPAGQKEEAGSTMGLPTLKQIQSGRDLLDQARELARYLRDQPQGWLSSSRLMKSLRWDTVHQLPPQDASGNTRLTPPRADNRAQLKRLYMQQSWNELLEQVERMYAEGVNHFWLDLQWYACQSLSKQGHPYDAWADIVKRDLGMFLERLPGLEEMTYNDGTPFADEVTRDWIAQHVSGNQEQWAAPPASTQPQGDDDVLALEGEALAQADSDGVEAALTWLSTRSGIHTPRNRWLLRLLMARIAEQYGKNEMALHLLTELDINPSQLTLAEWEPALSFEVKARLLKLLRLKSQRNDSDKAALARRMETLLAGLVNIDPVRAAVLCG from the coding sequence ATGCTACAGGGATTAATCGCAGCCAGCATGAACGGGCGCGATGCTTTGGCATTGGCGGGCGAGCAGGTGGCGCTGTGGGACAAATGGCTGTTACCGATTAGCGCTGATGCGCCAGCGGGGGAAGACCCGGGCTACGACGATGATTTTCAGCGCATGCGCGAAGAGGTTAACCGCCTGTCGGGGGCTGACACCGATCTTATCTGTCAGTTAGCCGAAAAGCTGCTGACTACCGCGTGCAAAGACGTGCGGGTGGCAACCTATTACCTTTGGGCACGCCTGCATCGCGATGGAGAAACCGGGCTTGCCGATGGCTTAACGCTGCTGGCGGGCGTGGTGTCTCGCTTTAGCGATACGGTGCTGCCGCTGCGTGCGCATAGCCGCAAGGTGGCGATGGAATGGCTGACCAGCAGCAAAGTGCTGGATAGCCTGTCGCGTTATCCCGAAGTGGTGAAAGCCGATGTGGAGCGCACGGTGGCCGCGTTGGCGCTGTTGGACAGCGCAATGCAGGTGTGGCCAGAGGAGGAGCGTCCTTCGCTCGGCGGACTTTATTCGGCGCTGGATGCACGTTTAGCGCAGGCGGGCGGTCTAGATGCGGTGGTGCCGCAGAACAGCGCGCCAGCGGGGCAAAAGGAAGAAGCCGGTTCAACAATGGGCTTACCTACCCTCAAGCAGATCCAATCAGGACGTGATTTGCTCGATCAGGCACGGGAGCTGGCGCGTTACCTGCGCGATCAGCCGCAGGGCTGGCTGTCGAGCAGTCGGCTGATGAAAAGCCTGCGTTGGGATACGGTGCATCAGTTGCCGCCGCAGGATGCCTCGGGCAATACGCGTTTAACGCCGCCGCGGGCGGACAATCGCGCCCAGCTTAAACGTCTGTATATGCAGCAGAGTTGGAATGAGCTGCTGGAACAGGTTGAGCGTATGTATGCCGAAGGCGTGAATCATTTTTGGCTCGATTTGCAGTGGTATGCCTGCCAAAGCCTGAGCAAACAAGGCCATCCTTATGACGCGTGGGCCGATATCGTGAAGCGCGATTTGGGCATGTTCTTAGAGCGTTTGCCGGGGTTGGAAGAGATGACCTACAACGACGGCACGCCGTTTGCCGACGAGGTGACGCGCGACTGGATTGCTCAGCATGTGAGCGGCAATCAAGAGCAGTGGGCTGCGCCACCGGCGTCGACTCAGCCGCAGGGCGATGACGACGTGTTAGCGCTGGAAGGTGAAGCGCTGGCGCAGGCCGATAGCGATGGCGTTGAAGCCGCGCTGACGTGGCTAAGCACCCGCTCGGGCATTCATACCCCGCGCAATCGCTGGCTGCTGCGGTTGCTGATGGCGCGCATTGCCGAGCAGTACGGCAAAAATGAGATGGCGCTGCATCTGTTAACCGAGCTGGATATCAATCCGTCCCAGCTGACGCTAGCGGAATGGGAGCCTGCGCTGAGTTTCGAAGTAAAAGCTCGCCTGCTGAAACTGCTGCGCTTGAAATCGCAGCGTAACGATAGCGATAAAGCGGCGCTGGCGCGGCGTATGGAAACCTTGTTAGCCGGACTGGTGAACATCGATCCGGTGAGAGCCGCCGTGCTGTGTGGCTGA
- the tssF gene encoding type VI secretion system baseplate subunit TssF, with translation MDDLTLRYFEAEMRYLREAGKEFAEAHPDRAAMLNLDKVGARDPYVERLFEGFAFLMGRLREKLDDDLPELTEGLVSLLWPHYLRTIPSLSIVELSPDWSQMKHSERVARGFEVMSQPVGQQKTRCRYSTTQDLDLLPLNLSKVGLSTEPDGRSVIRFRFECSELADWAQIDLSRLPLYLNADSPVASALHQALTLQTQAMYLRLPERPDRQRIDGYFSPLGFGEQDGLWPKGESAFSGYQLLLEFFTLRQKFMFVGLNGLEQLELPAALPWFEIEVVLSELWPYDMPFDAENLRLHCVPVINLFPLEADPLRLSPLETDYLLRPMRLQDGHTEIYSVDSVVSSKHTGHQTYVPFSSFRHKGGMMRYDAPERYFHTRVKRGASGLHDTWLILGGEAFDSDKLLAEENLSLSLTGTNGQLPRKALQSTLLDTVVQSTQTKLSVRNLCAPTMPCYPPTRDRFHWRVLSHLGSNFLPMMDNAEVLRGTLSLYDWTGDELNRRRLAAIVDVKHHLIQRFEKGFLLRGVDIEVTLDSNGFSGEGDISLFGEMLSRFFALYADIHLFNQLTLILQPSGKCLQWKENHSQRIPG, from the coding sequence ATGGATGACTTAACTCTGCGCTATTTTGAAGCAGAAATGCGCTATCTGCGTGAAGCAGGTAAAGAATTTGCCGAAGCGCATCCTGACCGCGCGGCCATGCTTAATCTGGATAAGGTGGGCGCACGCGATCCCTACGTGGAACGTCTGTTTGAAGGTTTTGCCTTCTTGATGGGGCGACTGCGCGAAAAGCTGGATGATGACTTGCCCGAACTCACCGAAGGATTAGTGAGTCTGCTGTGGCCGCATTATTTGCGCACCATCCCGTCGCTTTCCATCGTGGAGCTCTCGCCGGACTGGTCGCAGATGAAACACAGCGAGCGCGTGGCTCGTGGTTTTGAGGTGATGTCGCAGCCGGTGGGGCAGCAGAAAACCCGCTGTCGCTATAGCACCACGCAGGATCTCGATCTGCTGCCGTTAAATTTGTCTAAGGTGGGGCTGAGCACTGAGCCGGATGGTCGTTCGGTGATCCGTTTTCGCTTTGAATGCAGTGAGCTGGCCGACTGGGCGCAAATCGATCTTAGCCGCCTGCCGCTGTATTTGAACGCGGATAGTCCGGTGGCGAGCGCCCTGCATCAGGCGTTAACGCTGCAAACGCAGGCCATGTATCTGCGCTTACCGGAACGGCCTGATCGCCAGCGCATCGACGGCTACTTTTCGCCGCTGGGATTTGGCGAGCAGGACGGTCTGTGGCCAAAAGGAGAAAGTGCTTTTAGCGGCTATCAGCTGCTGTTGGAGTTTTTTACCTTACGGCAGAAATTCATGTTTGTCGGTTTGAACGGGCTGGAGCAGCTTGAACTGCCCGCCGCACTGCCGTGGTTTGAAATTGAGGTGGTGCTGAGCGAGCTGTGGCCATACGACATGCCGTTTGACGCTGAAAATCTGCGTTTGCACTGTGTTCCCGTGATTAATCTTTTCCCGCTAGAGGCCGATCCGCTGCGCCTTTCGCCGTTGGAAACCGATTACCTACTGCGCCCGATGCGCTTGCAGGATGGGCATACCGAGATCTATTCGGTCGACAGCGTCGTCTCTTCGAAACATACCGGACACCAAACCTACGTGCCTTTCAGTAGCTTCCGGCATAAAGGCGGCATGATGCGTTACGACGCGCCGGAGCGCTATTTCCATACGCGGGTGAAACGCGGTGCTTCTGGGCTGCACGATACGTGGCTGATCCTCGGCGGCGAAGCGTTCGACAGCGATAAGCTGCTGGCCGAAGAAAACCTGTCGCTGAGCCTGACCGGCACCAACGGTCAACTGCCGCGTAAGGCGCTGCAAAGCACGCTGCTGGATACCGTAGTTCAATCGACGCAAACCAAACTGTCGGTGCGTAATTTGTGCGCGCCAACCATGCCGTGCTATCCGCCGACGCGTGACCGTTTCCACTGGCGAGTATTAAGCCATCTGGGTTCGAATTTCCTGCCGATGATGGATAACGCCGAAGTGTTGCGCGGCACGCTTTCGCTGTATGACTGGACGGGCGACGAGCTTAACCGCCGTCGCTTAGCGGCGATTGTTGACGTGAAACATCATCTGATCCAGCGCTTTGAGAAGGGCTTTTTGCTGCGCGGCGTGGACATTGAAGTCACGCTGGATAGCAACGGTTTTTCCGGTGAGGGGGATATCAGCCTGTTTGGTGAAATGCTCAGCCGCTTCTTTGCGCTGTATGCCGATATTCATCTGTTCAACCAGCTTACGTTGATACTGCAACCTTCAGGGAAATGTCTGCAATGGAAAGAGAATCACAGTCAGCGCATTCCGGGCTAA